The Dreissena polymorpha isolate Duluth1 chromosome 10, UMN_Dpol_1.0, whole genome shotgun sequence genome includes a region encoding these proteins:
- the LOC127848035 gene encoding uncharacterized protein LOC127848035 produces the protein MVVKCSILGCTNRKDREKELEFYRLPAVITNQGEGCEKLSNERRREWLANIGQDFENKNLQNVRVRSAHFVNGKKSYLYNSLSPDWAPTLKFGKKRHASETASDRYDIMLDRNRRKSAIDGSVVVAVEEEIANDGSPEETGMYFQTDIDKDLMDAMQSELQQLRTENTDLKDRVMSLETKFSMDYFRNYDEKVKHLTGLQTYTTLLTEGSMSATVLDLFARKLKFQHLRKGETSCHRLM, from the exons ATGGTCGTTAAATGTTCTATTTTGGGTTGTACAAATCGAAAAGATCGTGAGAAAGAGCTAGAGTTTTACCGCTTGCCTGCAGTAATCACAAATCAGGGCGAAGGTTGTGAAAAACTGAGCAATGAACGGCGCAGAGAATGGCTGGCAAATATCGGCCAGGACTTCGAAAATAAGAATCTACAGAATGTCAGAGTCCGTTCTGCGCACTTTGTGAATG gAAAGAAGTCGTATCTCTATAACAGTCTGTCACCCGACTGGGCCCCTACGCTGAAATTTGGTAAGAAACGGCATGCGTCAGAAACTGCTTCAGATAGGTATGACATAATGTTAGACCGAAACAGGCGAAAGTCTGCAATAGATGGATCGGTTGTTGTTGCGGTCGAAGAAGAAATAGCGAATGACGGGTCACCTGAGGAGACTGGAATGTATTTCCAAACCGACATCGACAAAGACCTTATGGACGCTATGCAGTCAGAGTTGCAGCAGTTACGCACAGAGAACACTGATTTGAAAGATAGGGTCATGTCGCTTGAAACAAAGTTTTCCATGGACTACTTTAGGAACTATGATGAGAAGGTCAAGCACCTCACAGGATTACAGACTTATACGACTCTA CTGACTGAGGGTTCGATGTCAGCGACAGTGTTGGATCTGTTTGCGCGCAAGTTAAAATTCCAGCATTTACGAAAGGGCGAGACCAGTTGTCACCGCTTGATGTAG